The Streptomyces sp. NBC_00224 genome has a window encoding:
- a CDS encoding GNAT family N-acetyltransferase: MRPESTALVSPAPPVPPTPSRADVYTETVEGFGTLRFMLVDPAEDCTVLHAWVVQERAQFWGMNGASRELVQEIYEDVDRRDTHHAFLVRLDDEPVALFQTYEPTEDRISECYEVREGDIGVHLMLAPVTDRPRPGFSRTLVGALIRFTFRDPAVLRAVAEPDARNEKALALLNRLGFVRQGEITLPEIDLPEVYLPQKRAVLAYLDRPAVLPPAAAVVVQP, from the coding sequence ATGAGACCCGAGTCCACCGCCCTCGTTTCCCCCGCGCCTCCCGTACCCCCCACGCCTTCGCGTGCGGACGTGTACACCGAGACCGTGGAGGGCTTCGGCACCCTCCGCTTCATGCTCGTCGATCCGGCCGAGGACTGCACCGTGCTGCACGCCTGGGTGGTCCAGGAGCGGGCGCAGTTCTGGGGCATGAACGGCGCGAGCCGGGAACTGGTCCAAGAGATATACGAGGACGTGGACCGCCGCGACACCCACCACGCGTTCCTGGTCCGCCTGGACGACGAGCCGGTGGCGCTTTTCCAGACGTACGAGCCGACCGAGGACCGCATCAGCGAGTGCTACGAGGTACGGGAGGGGGACATCGGCGTCCACCTGATGCTGGCCCCGGTGACGGACCGCCCCCGCCCCGGCTTCAGCCGCACCCTGGTGGGCGCTCTGATCCGCTTCACGTTCCGTGACCCGGCCGTCCTGCGCGCGGTGGCCGAGCCGGACGCCCGCAACGAGAAGGCCCTCGCACTTCTGAACCGCCTCGGGTTCGTGCGCCAGGGAGAGATCACCCTGCCGGAGATCGACCTGCCGGAGGTGTACCTCCCACAGAAGCGGGCGGTACTGGCGTACCTGGACCGCCCGGCCGTACTCCCGCCCGCGGCGGCTGTGGTCGTTCAGCCGTAG